In one window of Candidatus Binatia bacterium DNA:
- a CDS encoding CGNR zinc finger domain-containing protein gives MSTDFGGEGAGASVEPMSAVADLAPGGLELVRRFVNTVELPNGPDELGTLEEARAWCLSHGLAPPKDEGHLQLLRDFRELLRDLLFANNGEGDAPNAWERLRPFLASTRLSLAVSPDRGLELSPEDKGPIASLLATVYESQLLGTWNRLRACRKASCRFAYYDRTKNASRAWCSMATCGNQAKAQRRRQRERQQ, from the coding sequence TTGTCAACCGATTTTGGCGGTGAAGGGGCCGGCGCTTCGGTGGAGCCGATGAGCGCGGTTGCCGATCTGGCTCCCGGCGGGCTCGAGCTGGTGCGGCGCTTCGTTAACACGGTCGAGCTTCCGAATGGCCCGGACGAGTTGGGCACGCTCGAGGAGGCACGCGCCTGGTGCTTAAGCCACGGGCTAGCTCCGCCCAAGGACGAGGGTCACCTGCAGCTCCTGCGCGACTTCCGCGAGCTTCTGCGCGATCTGCTTTTCGCCAACAACGGCGAGGGCGATGCGCCGAACGCGTGGGAGCGCCTGCGACCCTTCCTGGCGAGCACGCGCCTCAGCCTCGCCGTGAGCCCGGACCGCGGCCTCGAGTTATCGCCCGAAGACAAGGGGCCGATCGCCTCGCTGTTGGCGACCGTCTACGAGTCGCAGCTACTTGGAACCTGGAATCGCCTGCGCGCCTGTCGCAAGGCGTCCTGCCGCTTCGCTTATTACGACCGAACGAAGAACGCGTCACGCGCGTGGTGCAGCATGGCAACGTGCGGCAATCAAGCCAAGGCGCAGCGCCGCCGCCAGCGTGAACGGCAACAATAG
- a CDS encoding deoxyribonuclease IV, whose product MKIGLHVHVARGHVKAVEHAKAVGGNAMQVFSTNPRGYRPAAIDRAALDAFAQLRREAGIDTCAIHTPYLINLASADPKIAQGSLRLLEHDLAVAAAGRMRFVNTHLGSYGTRDRGEAFDATCRTLEAALSGIEPGVFLVLENSAGAGRLMGGTLEELGALSRSLPHPQLGFCIDTAHAWASGYEINSTDGVDRFVEEAERRIGVDRIVMFHFNDTQVPLGASRDRHWHIGEGNIGFEGFRALLAHRELRDKTAILETPGTDEDDLRNMQTILAIQKGVT is encoded by the coding sequence ATGAAGATCGGCCTGCACGTGCACGTCGCGCGCGGCCACGTCAAGGCGGTCGAGCACGCGAAGGCGGTGGGCGGCAACGCGATGCAAGTGTTCTCGACCAATCCGCGCGGCTATCGTCCGGCTGCGATCGACCGCGCCGCGTTGGACGCGTTCGCGCAACTGCGGCGCGAGGCAGGCATCGACACCTGCGCGATCCACACGCCGTATCTGATCAACCTCGCGAGCGCCGACCCGAAGATCGCGCAGGGCTCGCTGCGGCTCTTGGAGCACGACCTCGCCGTCGCGGCCGCCGGCCGAATGCGCTTCGTTAACACGCATCTCGGCTCATATGGCACTCGCGATCGCGGCGAGGCGTTCGACGCGACGTGCCGCACGCTCGAGGCGGCGCTAAGCGGAATCGAGCCGGGCGTGTTCCTCGTGCTCGAAAACTCGGCCGGCGCGGGTCGGCTGATGGGGGGAACGCTCGAGGAGCTCGGCGCCCTGTCGCGCAGTCTGCCGCACCCGCAACTTGGATTCTGCATCGACACGGCGCACGCGTGGGCCTCGGGGTACGAGATCAACTCAACGGACGGCGTAGACCGCTTCGTCGAGGAGGCGGAGCGCCGGATCGGCGTCGACCGGATCGTCATGTTTCATTTCAACGACACGCAAGTGCCGCTCGGGGCAAGCCGCGACCGGCACTGGCATATCGGAGAAGGCAACATCGGCTTCGAGGGCTTCCGGGCGCTCCTAGCTCACCGCGAGCTGCGGGACAAGACGGCGATCTTGGAGACGCCCGGAACTGACGAAGACGACCTGCGCAACATGCAAACCATCCTGGCCATCCAGAAAGGGGTTACATGA
- the scpB gene encoding SMC-Scp complex subunit ScpB, with the protein MTELDEAVRRLQRPVEALLFVASEALSIRDLAKLLRAEEHEIAAVLQRIEADYADRGIVLREIAGGYRFATSPLARDAVEAYLLPPKTSLSTPALEALAIVAHLQPVTRSEIEAIRGVNSDSVVNTLLDRGLIAEGGRKDVVGRPMLYATTPFFLESFGLRSLDDLPALELEPGQPLEFSLESVKVS; encoded by the coding sequence GTGACCGAGCTCGACGAGGCCGTACGCCGGCTGCAACGTCCGGTCGAGGCGCTGCTCTTCGTCGCGAGCGAGGCTCTCTCGATACGGGACCTCGCCAAGCTGCTGCGCGCCGAGGAGCACGAGATCGCGGCCGTGTTGCAGCGCATCGAGGCGGACTACGCGGATCGCGGCATCGTCTTGCGCGAGATCGCGGGCGGCTATCGCTTCGCCACGTCACCGCTCGCGCGTGACGCCGTCGAAGCGTACCTGCTGCCGCCGAAGACCAGCCTCTCGACACCCGCGCTGGAGGCGCTCGCCATCGTGGCCCATCTCCAGCCGGTCACGCGCAGCGAGATCGAGGCGATCCGCGGCGTCAACTCCGACAGCGTCGTGAACACGCTGCTCGACCGCGGGCTAATCGCAGAAGGCGGCCGCAAAGACGTCGTCGGGCGACCGATGCTCTACGCGACGACGCCGTTCTTCCTGGAATCGTTCGGCCTGCGCTCGCTCGACGATCTGCCGGCGTTGGAGTTGGAGCCCGGACAGCCGCTCGAGTTCAGTCTCGAAAGCGTCAAAGTTTCGTAA
- a CDS encoding segregation/condensation protein A: MSSETVNDAAFCVRLDAFDGPLDLLLSLIKEQQLDIATVPLASVAEQYLAYVRTMRALDVEIAAEYLVIAATLVFLKSKSLLPPIPQEFAEEPGETPEEVEERLRRRLIAYSKYREFGEELRERQAAAGSFFYRESGDPAGEVVQRYDINPEKLKRAFIAMLSQARPEKRSIARERISLLASMDYIMRRVKEAGEVYFSQLCNELGMTRDVVIVTFLAILELVRRRRLRFDQPEAFDDIRLWGKPA, encoded by the coding sequence TTGTCGAGCGAAACGGTCAACGACGCCGCTTTTTGCGTGCGGCTCGACGCGTTCGACGGTCCGCTGGATCTGCTGCTGAGCCTCATCAAGGAGCAGCAGCTCGATATCGCGACGGTGCCCCTCGCCAGCGTGGCCGAGCAATATCTCGCGTACGTGCGCACGATGCGGGCACTCGACGTAGAGATCGCCGCGGAGTATCTCGTGATCGCCGCGACCCTGGTCTTCTTGAAGTCGAAGTCGCTCTTGCCGCCGATCCCGCAGGAGTTTGCGGAGGAGCCCGGCGAGACGCCGGAAGAGGTTGAAGAGCGGCTGCGCCGGCGGCTGATCGCGTACTCGAAGTATCGCGAGTTCGGAGAGGAGCTGCGCGAGCGTCAGGCAGCGGCGGGGTCGTTCTTCTATCGTGAGTCCGGCGATCCGGCGGGCGAAGTCGTGCAGCGCTACGACATCAACCCCGAGAAGCTCAAGCGCGCCTTCATCGCGATGCTGAGCCAGGCGCGACCGGAGAAGCGTTCGATCGCGCGCGAGCGCATCTCGCTGCTGGCATCCATGGACTACATCATGCGTCGCGTCAAGGAAGCCGGCGAGGTGTACTTCTCGCAGCTGTGCAACGAGCTGGGCATGACGCGCGATGTCGTGATCGTCACGTTCCTCGCGATCCTGGAGCTCGTTCGCCGCCGCCGCCTCCGCTTCGACCAGCCCGAGGCGTTCGACGACATTCGGCTGTGGGGAAAGCCCGCGTGA